A section of the Corynebacterium tuberculostearicum genome encodes:
- a CDS encoding serine/threonine-protein kinase, with amino-acid sequence MNSAENKEHLQALIGSDYELQWVIGHGGMSTVWLADDTRNDREVALKVLRPEFSDNQEFLSRFRNEAKSAESIQSENVVATYDYRELEDNSRKFCFMALEYVRGESLADLLARENTLQEELALDVLEQAAHGLSIIHRMELVHRDIKPGNLLITQNGQVKITDFGIAKAAAAVPLTRTGMVVGTAQYVSPEQAQGKDVTPASDVYSLGVVGYEMLAGKRPFTGDSSVSIALAHINQEPEPLSTNISAPARELIRIALRKDPATRYADGNEFTLAISAVRLGKRPPQPKSAPLTQRAPEPSPSASTEMLGDVAQPTTIHPAAGTAPAKESKGGSSFLKGLGITLLLAAVAGGGYLAYQQLSDNEGESEPSSTPETSVVTEYRDPTTTPQDTPDEDTEEAPEPVTVTETEPQESNLEEAPRTTHREAPTRHSPTRQEQPPAVTTQQNPQDTHVETTSELDTPVNSQANELPGDLADLLTQEGD; translated from the coding sequence ATGAATAGCGCCGAGAATAAGGAACATCTCCAGGCACTGATTGGCAGCGACTACGAGCTGCAGTGGGTAATCGGCCACGGCGGAATGTCCACCGTGTGGCTGGCTGATGACACCCGCAATGATCGTGAGGTAGCGCTCAAGGTTCTGCGTCCAGAATTTTCCGATAACCAGGAGTTCCTCTCGCGCTTCCGCAACGAGGCGAAATCGGCCGAATCCATTCAGTCCGAGAACGTGGTGGCCACTTATGACTACCGCGAGCTAGAGGATAACAGCCGCAAGTTCTGCTTCATGGCCTTGGAGTATGTGCGCGGCGAATCCCTCGCCGACCTTTTGGCGCGCGAAAATACGCTGCAAGAAGAGCTCGCTCTCGACGTCCTCGAGCAGGCGGCGCATGGCCTCTCCATCATTCACCGCATGGAGCTGGTCCACCGGGATATTAAGCCCGGCAACCTCCTCATTACGCAAAATGGCCAGGTCAAGATCACGGACTTTGGCATTGCAAAGGCGGCCGCGGCCGTGCCGCTGACCCGCACCGGCATGGTGGTGGGTACCGCGCAATATGTATCGCCCGAGCAAGCACAGGGCAAGGACGTCACGCCGGCTTCCGACGTCTATTCGCTCGGCGTCGTGGGCTATGAAATGCTCGCCGGCAAGCGCCCGTTTACCGGAGATTCCTCCGTGTCCATCGCTTTGGCCCACATCAACCAGGAGCCGGAGCCACTATCGACGAATATCAGCGCCCCTGCGCGCGAGCTCATTCGCATTGCGTTGCGCAAGGATCCGGCCACCCGCTATGCCGATGGCAATGAGTTCACCCTGGCCATCTCCGCAGTTCGCTTGGGCAAGCGCCCGCCGCAGCCTAAGTCCGCACCACTAACGCAACGCGCACCCGAGCCCTCACCGTCAGCATCGACGGAGATGTTGGGCGACGTTGCCCAGCCCACCACCATCCATCCGGCCGCGGGCACCGCTCCGGCTAAGGAATCCAAGGGCGGTTCCTCTTTCCTGAAGGGTTTAGGTATCACCCTGCTCCTCGCAGCCGTGGCCGGTGGTGGTTACCTCGCATACCAGCAGCTAAGCGATAACGAGGGAGAAAGCGAACCCTCCAGCACACCGGAGACCTCGGTGGTTACGGAGTATCGCGATCCCACCACCACCCCGCAGGACACCCCGGACGAAGATACGGAAGAGGCCCCGGAGCCGGTGACGGTGACAGAGACGGAGCCGCAGGAATCCAATCTGGAAGAAGCCCCCCGCACGACTCACCGCGAGGCACCCACGCGCCACTCGCCTACTCGCCAGGAACAGCCCCCGGCCGTAACAACGCAACAGAATCCGCAGGATACGCACGTTGAAACTACATCTGAGCTGGATACTCCAGTAAACTCGCAGGCTAATGAGCTCCCCGGAGACTTGGCTGATCTACTTACACAGGAGGGTGACTAA
- the pknB gene encoding Stk1 family PASTA domain-containing Ser/Thr kinase — MVNDRYRRGEIIGAGGMSEVYAAEDTVLGRQVAVKMLRPEMARDVNFRERFYREAQNSGKLNHPNIVAVYDTGETELDGMTIPYIVMERVNGRTLRDIIREDGALSAQEAADILKPVADALQASHEAGIIHRDIKPANIMLTNTGQVKVMDFGIARALDDSTSAMTQTSAVIGTAQYLSPEQARGKNADARSDVYALGCVLYEALTGHTPFEGETPFAVAYQHVQEEPTPPSELIADPSLTPTQRVNIDAVVLTAMAKHPADRYQSAWEMAGDLERLRNGQITAAARMHVNEEEDEQPTEMVGAAAPAAAAHRAPIQSTRPTEDDDNQGGGWMKWLAAFLAALLVAIVGYFAWDFFSSEKESEDKPRQTQSAHEDKITVPEVENRPRNEVVKELEDMGLQVTVNEEANPDIPRNNAIRINPAPGSELQKNASVTLTVSSGKEITDVPDITGMTLDEAARALEGAGLVLNSDVSEENDESPAGQIIKQNPAGGTQLSKGSKVRVTVSKGVEKKRVPNVAGMDVEDAQSRLESNDFDVDVREVDSLEPKGTVLSVSNQGAELEKGKPVTVEVSNGMLFKAPDLVRKNQGQAEAALREAGWTGQFVVGEPAPTGALVDANKIGWASVNPGDTMRKDQNIDIRLWSFDPAALLPQP, encoded by the coding sequence ATGGTCAATGACCGCTATCGGAGAGGCGAGATCATCGGCGCCGGCGGCATGTCTGAGGTCTATGCTGCCGAAGACACCGTCCTAGGCCGCCAAGTAGCGGTAAAGATGCTCCGCCCGGAAATGGCGCGCGACGTCAACTTCCGTGAGCGTTTTTACCGCGAGGCCCAGAACTCGGGCAAGCTGAATCACCCCAATATCGTGGCGGTTTATGACACCGGCGAAACCGAACTGGATGGCATGACCATCCCATATATCGTCATGGAGCGGGTCAACGGCCGCACCCTGCGCGATATCATTCGCGAGGACGGAGCCCTGTCCGCCCAGGAAGCGGCGGATATCCTCAAACCGGTAGCGGATGCACTGCAAGCCTCGCACGAGGCCGGGATTATCCACCGCGATATCAAGCCGGCGAATATTATGCTCACCAACACCGGCCAGGTAAAGGTGATGGATTTCGGCATCGCCCGTGCCTTGGATGATTCCACCTCGGCGATGACGCAAACTTCCGCCGTTATCGGCACCGCCCAGTACCTTTCCCCGGAGCAGGCTCGCGGTAAGAACGCGGATGCCCGCTCGGATGTCTATGCGCTGGGCTGCGTACTTTATGAGGCGCTCACTGGCCATACTCCTTTTGAGGGCGAAACCCCCTTTGCAGTTGCATATCAACATGTACAGGAAGAGCCGACCCCGCCGTCGGAGCTCATCGCGGATCCCTCGCTGACTCCTACCCAACGCGTCAATATCGATGCGGTAGTACTTACCGCTATGGCCAAGCACCCGGCGGATCGCTATCAGTCCGCTTGGGAGATGGCCGGCGATTTGGAACGCCTGCGCAATGGGCAGATCACCGCGGCGGCGCGCATGCACGTCAACGAGGAAGAAGACGAGCAGCCTACCGAAATGGTCGGTGCCGCCGCACCAGCTGCGGCCGCGCACCGCGCGCCAATCCAGTCCACCCGCCCCACCGAGGACGATGACAATCAGGGTGGCGGCTGGATGAAGTGGCTGGCAGCCTTCCTGGCCGCCCTCTTGGTGGCCATTGTGGGCTACTTTGCCTGGGATTTCTTCTCCTCCGAAAAGGAATCTGAGGATAAGCCACGCCAGACCCAATCGGCCCACGAGGACAAAATCACCGTGCCCGAGGTGGAAAACCGCCCGCGCAACGAGGTGGTTAAGGAACTGGAAGACATGGGTCTGCAGGTCACCGTCAATGAGGAGGCCAACCCGGATATTCCACGCAATAATGCCATCCGCATTAATCCGGCCCCAGGCTCCGAGCTGCAAAAGAATGCCTCGGTCACGTTGACCGTTTCCTCCGGCAAGGAGATTACGGACGTCCCGGATATCACCGGCATGACCTTGGATGAGGCCGCTCGAGCCCTCGAAGGAGCAGGCTTGGTGCTCAATTCCGATGTCTCGGAGGAAAACGATGAGTCCCCGGCCGGCCAAATCATCAAGCAGAACCCGGCCGGCGGCACGCAGTTGTCCAAGGGTTCAAAGGTACGGGTAACGGTTTCTAAGGGCGTCGAAAAGAAGCGCGTGCCCAATGTCGCCGGCATGGACGTCGAGGATGCCCAGAGCCGTCTCGAGTCGAATGACTTTGATGTAGACGTCCGCGAGGTGGATTCCTTGGAGCCGAAGGGCACGGTGCTGAGCGTCTCCAACCAGGGCGCGGAGCTGGAAAAGGGCAAGCCGGTTACCGTTGAGGTATCCAATGGCATGCTCTTTAAGGCCCCTGACCTGGTACGCAAGAATCAAGGCCAGGCCGAGGCCGCGTTGCGGGAGGCTGGCTGGACCGGCCAGTTCGTCGTCGGCGAGCCGGCTCCTACCGGTGCCTTGGTGGATGCCAATAAGATTGGCTGGGCGTCTGTGAACCCGGGCGATACCATGCGCAAGGATCAAAATATTGATATCCGCCTGTGGAGTTTCGACCCCGCTGCACTTCTGCCGCAGCCATAA
- the crgA gene encoding cell division protein CrgA produces the protein MPKSKISQSSSVPTSSSATNRTPVKINSEGTPKWYVAIMLGLMVIGLLWLVVNYLAGQDIPFMADLGAWNYGIGFGLAIIGLLMTMGWR, from the coding sequence ATGCCGAAGTCAAAGATTTCCCAGAGCTCCTCCGTCCCTACCTCGAGCTCTGCTACCAACCGCACGCCCGTCAAGATCAATTCTGAGGGCACCCCGAAGTGGTACGTCGCTATCATGCTGGGCCTGATGGTCATCGGCCTGCTGTGGCTTGTGGTCAATTACCTCGCTGGCCAGGACATCCCGTTCATGGCGGACCTCGGCGCATGGAATTACGGCATCGGCTTCGGCCTGGCCATCATCGGCCTGCTAATGACCATGGGTTGGCGCTAA
- a CDS encoding phytoene desaturase family protein, giving the protein MDYQPRAVIVGAGPNGLTAAARLAMAGWSVDIYERAGRAGGAAASSAEIFPGTIVDLGAAGHPFGVASPAFRALDLEAHGVRWRNAPYPMAHPLEGAPAGVLHGSLADTAAELGTDAKAWRRLHGHIVRHIDEHVDNALTPLVRWPNRPVRLAQFGAAGVLPASSLARAAFRTPQARALFAGSAVHAIASPTTPFTSAFGLLFGGLGMTRGWPVVEGGTGALIDALLNLLRSHHARLYTGCEVTDLRELPPADATILNLTPRQILRLGGLELRDGTRRSLARWRYGSAVFKVDFHLSEPVPWADPRVGQAGTVHVGGTLEEICGAEGDVGKRRMPKRPLVLACQQYVADPSRGRTLWTYAHVPRGYVERYPGEVTELISAQIERFAPGFRDTILATRATSPADLERWNPNLVGGDIAGGSMTGLQTFLRPRLSAHPHRLAPGVFMASSSAAPGAGVHGMPGWWAAEEALSAWNGGAAK; this is encoded by the coding sequence GTGGATTATCAACCTCGCGCTGTGATCGTCGGCGCAGGCCCGAATGGGCTCACGGCCGCGGCGCGGCTGGCTATGGCCGGATGGAGTGTGGATATCTACGAGCGCGCCGGCCGGGCCGGTGGTGCAGCGGCATCCTCCGCGGAGATTTTCCCGGGCACGATTGTGGATCTCGGCGCGGCCGGGCACCCCTTTGGCGTAGCGAGCCCGGCCTTTCGCGCCCTCGACTTGGAAGCCCACGGTGTGCGGTGGCGCAATGCTCCTTATCCCATGGCCCATCCGTTAGAAGGCGCGCCGGCTGGGGTCCTGCACGGTTCCTTGGCGGACACGGCGGCGGAATTGGGGACCGATGCCAAGGCATGGAGGCGGCTGCACGGGCACATTGTCCGCCACATCGATGAGCATGTGGATAATGCGCTTACCCCGCTGGTGCGCTGGCCCAATCGCCCTGTGCGCTTGGCGCAATTTGGCGCGGCCGGGGTGTTGCCCGCCAGCAGCTTGGCGCGCGCGGCCTTCCGCACACCCCAGGCTCGCGCCCTCTTTGCGGGCAGCGCAGTACACGCGATCGCCTCACCGACTACGCCTTTTACCTCGGCGTTCGGCCTGCTCTTTGGCGGGCTAGGGATGACCCGCGGCTGGCCCGTGGTGGAGGGTGGCACCGGCGCTCTTATCGACGCCCTCCTTAACCTCCTCCGTTCCCACCACGCCCGCCTCTATACCGGATGCGAGGTCACCGATCTCCGGGAGCTGCCTCCGGCCGACGCGACCATCCTGAACCTCACCCCGCGCCAGATTCTGCGGCTGGGTGGGCTGGAACTGCGGGACGGCACTCGGCGGAGCCTGGCACGCTGGCGCTATGGCAGCGCCGTCTTCAAAGTGGACTTTCACCTCAGCGAACCCGTGCCATGGGCCGATCCGCGCGTGGGTCAGGCCGGCACCGTGCATGTGGGAGGAACGCTGGAGGAAATATGTGGGGCTGAGGGGGACGTCGGCAAGCGGCGCATGCCTAAGCGCCCCTTGGTATTGGCCTGCCAGCAATACGTGGCCGATCCCTCCCGAGGGCGCACCCTGTGGACCTATGCGCACGTCCCCCGCGGCTATGTGGAGCGCTATCCGGGCGAGGTCACCGAGCTGATTAGCGCGCAGATCGAGCGCTTTGCCCCCGGATTTCGCGATACCATCCTGGCCACCCGTGCTACGAGCCCGGCCGATCTGGAGCGATGGAATCCTAATTTGGTGGGCGGTGATATCGCGGGCGGTTCCATGACCGGGCTGCAAACCTTCCTGCGGCCACGCTTGTCGGCCCATCCGCACCGCCTGGCCCCGGGAGTATTTATGGCCTCTAGCTCGGCCGCTCCCGGTGCTGGCGTGCACGGTATGCCGGGGTGGTGGGCCGCCGAAGAAGCACTTAGTGCGTGGAACGGCGGCGCTGCCAAATAA
- a CDS encoding rhomboid family intramembrane serine protease produces the protein MTMVRNYIRTTPATALIAAVCIIAWLITAVQARTLGATFYESDLAVDWGLWGPQYPIAPQTALSSAFMHLDAGHLAVNMIMLVLIGKEVERALGTGLYLAAYLISCLGASAMILKFDFETPTVGASGALFALMAMLVGAYRQRGLDLRAPIALVLANVAYTFLADGVSLWGHLGGLCTGIVLSLFLYRKSPALRWGGVAAVAVVVLALLAHQAGVWG, from the coding sequence ATGACCATGGTGAGAAACTATATCCGCACTACCCCGGCGACCGCGCTCATCGCCGCCGTCTGCATTATTGCCTGGCTCATTACCGCCGTGCAGGCCCGGACGCTGGGCGCTACCTTCTATGAATCCGACCTCGCGGTGGACTGGGGCCTGTGGGGCCCGCAATACCCGATTGCGCCGCAGACCGCCCTGTCCTCCGCGTTTATGCACCTGGACGCGGGCCATTTGGCGGTGAACATGATCATGCTTGTGCTCATCGGCAAGGAGGTGGAGCGGGCCCTTGGCACCGGGTTGTACCTCGCTGCCTACCTCATTTCTTGCCTCGGCGCGTCCGCCATGATCTTGAAATTCGATTTTGAGACCCCCACCGTCGGCGCCTCGGGCGCGCTCTTCGCGCTCATGGCCATGCTGGTGGGTGCTTACCGCCAGCGCGGGCTCGATCTCCGCGCACCCATCGCCCTCGTTTTGGCGAATGTGGCCTATACCTTTTTAGCCGATGGCGTATCCCTGTGGGGACACCTTGGCGGGTTGTGCACAGGCATCGTGTTGAGCCTTTTCCTCTATCGAAAAAGTCCCGCCCTCCGCTGGGGCGGCGTTGCTGCGGTGGCCGTGGTAGTCCTCGCGCTATTAGCCCATCAAGCTGGGGTTTGGGGATAA
- a CDS encoding peptidylprolyl isomerase has product MAGMTQKTATATMHTNYGDIVIDLFGNHAPVTVENFIGLAKGEKDYSTQNAKGEQSGPFYDGAIFHRIIDNFMIQGGDPTGTGRGGPGYQFQDEFHPELQFDRPFLLAMANAGPGTNGSQFFITVAPTPHLNNHHTIFGEVTDAASQEVVSKIAKVDTDRMDRPHEDVVIESIDIA; this is encoded by the coding sequence ATGGCTGGCATGACTCAGAAGACCGCAACTGCAACGATGCATACCAACTACGGCGACATTGTTATCGATCTCTTCGGTAACCACGCACCGGTAACCGTTGAAAACTTCATCGGCCTGGCCAAGGGCGAGAAGGACTACTCCACCCAGAACGCAAAGGGCGAGCAGTCCGGCCCGTTCTATGACGGCGCAATCTTCCACCGCATCATCGATAACTTCATGATCCAGGGCGGCGACCCTACCGGCACCGGCCGCGGTGGCCCGGGCTACCAGTTCCAGGACGAGTTCCACCCGGAGCTGCAGTTCGACCGCCCATTCCTGCTGGCCATGGCCAATGCTGGCCCAGGCACCAACGGCTCCCAGTTCTTCATCACCGTGGCGCCGACCCCGCACCTGAACAACCACCACACCATCTTTGGTGAGGTTACCGATGCCGCCTCCCAGGAGGTTGTGTCCAAGATCGCCAAGGTTGATACCGACCGCATGGACCGTCCGCACGAGGACGTTGTTATCGAGTCCATCGATATCGCGTAA
- a CDS encoding HAD family hydrolase — MIRALLFDLDDTLLDHTGAARDAVDQWCRELGLPEGQHARFATIERKWFSAYERGEVTHQGQRAARCREFLGREMSDAEALTAYDGYLSAYREQWRAFADALPTLTWALESGFQVGVLTNGEREMQQAKLEATGLALADVHLIPTVDLGCPKPQRAAYLAACDQLGAAPADTLMVGDSLTNDVQGARTAGLHALHLDRAGNGDLRSLSALKEVLPRKAS; from the coding sequence ATGATTCGCGCGCTTCTTTTTGATCTGGATGACACCTTGCTCGACCACACCGGCGCGGCCCGGGACGCGGTGGATCAATGGTGCCGCGAGCTAGGACTGCCCGAGGGCCAGCATGCGCGCTTTGCGACCATCGAGCGCAAGTGGTTCAGTGCCTACGAGCGCGGCGAGGTCACCCACCAGGGTCAGCGGGCGGCGCGCTGCCGCGAATTCCTCGGCCGGGAGATGAGCGATGCCGAGGCGTTGACCGCTTATGACGGCTATCTTTCCGCCTACCGGGAGCAATGGCGCGCCTTTGCCGACGCCCTGCCCACCCTCACCTGGGCCCTCGAGTCCGGCTTCCAGGTGGGCGTGCTCACCAACGGCGAGCGCGAGATGCAGCAGGCAAAGCTAGAGGCCACGGGCCTTGCGCTTGCCGACGTCCACCTCATCCCCACCGTCGACCTCGGCTGCCCCAAACCGCAGCGCGCGGCTTACCTCGCCGCCTGCGATCAGCTGGGTGCGGCCCCCGCGGACACGCTCATGGTGGGCGATTCCCTCACCAACGATGTGCAGGGCGCGCGCACGGCGGGGCTGCACGCGCTCCACCTCGACCGTGCGGGGAATGGGGATCTGCGCTCGCTTAGCGCGTTGAAAGAGGTCCTCCCCCGAAAAGCCAGCTGA
- a CDS encoding dihydroxyacetone kinase family protein, giving the protein MNHSAFRNSQDTFLSDALAGLIANHPDARWHDVGFIGRTTPLRTADGDPAVAVISGGGSGHEPMHAGFVGQGMLAAACPGLLFTSPNAVQVSEATQWADQGRGVVHVVKNYTGDVMNFTVARNAAEAVDTRTVLVADDIATDGNEDGPGRRGTGATILVEKVAGAAAYRGDDVDTVAELGKRATENSRSMSVALGAGFMPTTGRETFDLEAGQMEVGVGIHGEPGTHTEQVDSASAIVNQVLEKIVPALELGQGDEVVCLVNGLGGTTPLELSLLFGEASAQLAQRGITVARSLVGSYVTAVNMHGASFTLLKADAELLELIDAPTSAPAWPHTLGGAKAVEPATITFQDELPSEGEENQWLTAFVERLQASFESLTELDRKAGDGDFGQNMEAAFGGIELPLRGTDTEILTGLAKRLLVLAGGTSGAVFGTLFTELARAESLADGLNDAADLIHELGGAKRGDRTMLDALIPAAEKARELGAKDPDAETLQALFAAAHAGALDTEDLAAKKGRASYLGDRSKGVIDPGALVVSWLFGGGPLSTR; this is encoded by the coding sequence ATGAACCACTCCGCATTCCGCAATAGTCAAGACACTTTTCTCTCCGACGCCCTCGCTGGGCTCATCGCCAACCACCCCGATGCTCGTTGGCATGACGTCGGTTTCATTGGCCGCACCACGCCGCTGCGCACCGCGGACGGCGATCCGGCAGTGGCGGTGATTTCCGGTGGAGGTTCCGGTCACGAACCGATGCATGCCGGGTTCGTCGGCCAGGGCATGCTCGCCGCGGCCTGCCCGGGACTGCTGTTTACCTCCCCGAACGCGGTCCAGGTCAGCGAGGCCACCCAGTGGGCTGACCAGGGCAGGGGAGTAGTCCACGTGGTGAAGAACTACACCGGTGACGTCATGAACTTCACCGTCGCCCGCAACGCCGCCGAGGCGGTAGATACCCGCACGGTGCTGGTGGCTGATGATATTGCCACCGATGGCAACGAGGACGGCCCCGGCCGCCGCGGTACCGGCGCGACCATCCTGGTGGAAAAGGTCGCAGGTGCCGCCGCCTACCGCGGCGATGACGTGGACACAGTCGCTGAGTTGGGCAAGCGTGCCACGGAGAATTCCCGCAGCATGTCCGTGGCGCTGGGCGCCGGCTTCATGCCGACTACCGGCCGCGAAACCTTCGATCTGGAAGCCGGCCAGATGGAGGTGGGCGTGGGCATTCACGGCGAGCCGGGCACGCACACCGAGCAGGTAGATAGTGCGAGCGCCATTGTGAACCAGGTCCTGGAAAAGATCGTGCCCGCCCTCGAGCTGGGCCAGGGCGATGAGGTGGTGTGCCTGGTCAATGGCCTCGGCGGCACCACCCCGCTGGAGCTGAGCCTGCTCTTTGGCGAGGCCTCCGCGCAGCTGGCCCAGCGCGGCATCACCGTCGCCCGGTCGTTGGTGGGCTCCTACGTCACCGCGGTCAATATGCACGGCGCTTCCTTTACGCTGCTCAAGGCAGATGCGGAGTTGCTCGAGCTTATCGACGCCCCCACGTCCGCCCCGGCCTGGCCCCATACCCTAGGCGGTGCGAAGGCGGTGGAACCGGCCACCATCACCTTCCAGGATGAACTGCCCAGCGAGGGTGAGGAGAATCAGTGGCTCACCGCCTTTGTGGAACGCCTCCAAGCCTCCTTTGAGTCACTTACTGAGCTGGATCGCAAGGCCGGCGACGGCGACTTTGGCCAGAATATGGAGGCGGCCTTCGGCGGCATCGAGCTTCCCCTGCGCGGCACGGATACGGAGATCCTCACTGGGCTGGCCAAGCGCCTGCTCGTCCTCGCCGGCGGTACCTCCGGAGCCGTCTTCGGCACGCTCTTTACTGAGCTGGCCCGAGCGGAGTCGCTGGCGGATGGGCTCAATGATGCGGCCGACCTCATCCACGAGCTTGGTGGCGCGAAGCGCGGCGATCGCACCATGCTCGATGCCCTCATCCCGGCCGCCGAAAAGGCCCGCGAACTGGGGGCGAAGGATCCGGATGCGGAGACTTTGCAGGCGCTTTTCGCAGCTGCCCATGCCGGAGCCCTCGATACCGAGGACCTCGCCGCGAAGAAGGGCCGCGCCTCCTACCTGGGAGATCGCAGCAAGGGAGTAATCGATCCGGGCGCCCTCGTGGTCAGCTGGCTTTTCGGGGGAGGACCTCTTTCAACGCGCTAA
- a CDS encoding DedA family protein, with protein MDFLSSLHNLMDAGSLLQSFGPYILLGVAVVIFIESGVLFPFLPGDSLLVTAAILRHELDINAWLLFVVAAVAAFAGDQVGFYLGRRFGRKLFKDDARVLRTEHLDSAEDFFQRHGPVALVLGRFVPIVRTFVPFAAGTAEMGYSSFLRWNILGGVGWVGSMLLVGVLLGGIPGIAHSIDIIMLIVVAISVLPMIIGWINKRRKAQREIPAK; from the coding sequence ATGGATTTCTTGTCCTCCCTCCACAACCTCATGGACGCAGGCTCGCTGCTCCAGAGTTTCGGACCTTATATCCTCCTCGGCGTCGCCGTCGTCATCTTCATCGAGTCCGGCGTGCTTTTCCCATTCCTGCCGGGCGATTCACTGCTCGTAACCGCGGCCATCCTGCGCCACGAACTCGATATCAACGCCTGGCTGCTCTTTGTCGTGGCCGCGGTGGCCGCCTTTGCCGGCGACCAGGTGGGCTTCTATTTAGGCCGCCGCTTTGGCCGCAAGCTCTTCAAGGACGATGCCCGCGTCCTGCGCACCGAACACCTCGATAGCGCGGAAGACTTCTTCCAGCGCCACGGACCGGTGGCCCTAGTATTGGGACGCTTCGTGCCGATTGTGCGCACCTTCGTCCCCTTCGCCGCGGGTACCGCAGAAATGGGCTACTCCTCGTTCCTACGCTGGAATATCCTCGGCGGCGTGGGCTGGGTCGGTTCCATGCTGCTCGTCGGTGTCCTGCTGGGCGGCATCCCGGGTATTGCTCACTCCATCGACATCATCATGCTGATCGTAGTGGCAATTTCCGTGCTGCCGATGATCATCGGCTGGATCAATAAGCGCCGCAAGGCACAGCGCGAAATCCCGGCCAAATAA